From Spirochaetota bacterium, one genomic window encodes:
- a CDS encoding 1-acyl-sn-glycerol-3-phosphate acyltransferase, with protein MIMNYLTYAREEREYHSRFARYNRRKKAFLKWYFKLYHRLEVRGLDNIPEGPALIVPNHSGGFDLDIMAIMFFAHPSREISVLIAREWHFIESTWGRYFVGGGIPLRLRGGIQYDYIDPWLVKGGARFPGLVCIFPEGGSGTVWNRGKLKPFYPGVVRLALRYQVPIVPVAMIGFDLASPIVMEIARDHRTPDVVMPPFTLPVKTRIEFGRPFELESLYGRELGRKDEFRIANEIVRPRVAEVIHRHRAVSLVPWDGGQSR; from the coding sequence ATGATTATGAATTACCTGACATATGCGCGGGAAGAGCGGGAATACCATTCCAGGTTTGCGCGATATAACCGGAGAAAAAAGGCGTTCCTGAAATGGTATTTCAAGCTTTATCACCGGCTGGAGGTAAGGGGGCTCGATAATATCCCCGAGGGGCCCGCGCTCATCGTTCCCAACCACAGCGGCGGGTTCGATCTCGATATAATGGCGATCATGTTTTTTGCTCATCCGTCGCGGGAAATAAGCGTGCTCATCGCCCGCGAATGGCATTTCATTGAAAGTACATGGGGGCGATACTTTGTAGGAGGAGGCATTCCCCTGCGGCTGCGGGGAGGCATACAGTATGATTATATCGATCCCTGGCTGGTGAAAGGAGGCGCACGCTTCCCCGGCCTGGTGTGCATTTTCCCCGAGGGCGGATCAGGGACCGTGTGGAACCGCGGGAAGCTTAAGCCTTTTTATCCTGGCGTTGTCAGGCTTGCGCTTCGGTATCAAGTACCCATAGTTCCTGTCGCGATGATCGGGTTCGACCTCGCCTCGCCTATCGTCATGGAAATCGCGCGGGACCACCGTACACCTGACGTTGTCATGCCGCCCTTCACCCTTCCCGTGAAAACACGAATCGAATTCGGACGACCCTTCGAACTGGAGTCCCTTTATGGAAGGGAACTTGGTAGAAAAGATGAATTTCGTATCGCGAATGAAATCGTTCGCCCAAGGGTGGCCGAGGTTATTCATCGGCACCGCGCGGTCTCGCTCGTACCATGGGATGGGGGTCAGAGCCGTTAG